From the genome of Bactrocera oleae isolate idBacOlea1 chromosome 2, idBacOlea1, whole genome shotgun sequence, one region includes:
- the LOC106620943 gene encoding facilitated trehalose transporter Tret1-2 homolog isoform X2, which produces MDSDKVVRAMARWWQTVSQEDNDPNARNPMLYDPLQDGAVRTSKKMQYVAALIVCLGAVAAGTALAWTSPVLPQISAPPVEVSKDTNATLTNTTTTTTTPATPAADSSGLQLTLEQQTWVSSLVAIGAFFGALPTGYIADAIGRRYTALIMDVPFIVAWLAIIFAKSAGWLYFGRFVIGVSTGSFCVVAPMYISEIAETSIRGTLGTLFQLLLTFGILLVYLIGAVVSWTTLSVLCLMVPIALFIGMLILPETPTYLLKKGRRGDAALSLKWLWGRYCDSRSAIQMIQTDLDQAGADASFLDLFRNRAALKGLIISMLLMFFQQFSGINAVIFYTVPIFQSAGSTLDPSVCSIIVGFVQVVMTLTSSFLIERAGRKVLLLFSSAMMTICLAILGVYFQMKDGGKDVSSIGWLPLLCVVLFMIVFSIGYGPIPWLMMGELFLPDVKATAVALTVMSNWFSVFVVTKCFGSMITAWGSDMTFWFFGFCTLAATLYVAFMVLETKGRSSAQIQMWLGGNK; this is translated from the exons ATGGATTCGGATAAAGTTGTGCGCGCCATGGCGCGTTGGTGGCAG ACCGTCAGTCAAGAGGACAATGACCCCAACGCGCGTAATCCAATGCTTTATGATCCGTTGCAGGATGGTGCGGTAAGAACCTCCAAAAAGATGCAATATGTTGCAGCGCTGATTG TTTGCCTCGGTGCTGTAGCTGCTGGTACAGCATTAGCATGGACATCGCCAGTGTTGCCACAAATAAGCGCACCACCTGTTGAAGTAAGCAAGGACACAAACGCCACCCTTACCAATACGACCACAACCACAACAACGCCAGCGACGCCAGCAGCGGATTCATCAGGCTTGCAGCTGACGCTCGAGCAAC aaaCCTGGGTCAGTTCGTTGGTTGCGATTGGTGCCTTCTTTGGAGCTTTGCCCACCGGCTATATAGCTGATGCGATTGGCAGACGTTACACCGCGCTTATTATGGATGTGCCCTTTATTGTGGCATGGTTGGCGATTATCTTCGCCAAATCGGCTGGCTGGCTGTACTTTGGACGTTTCGTAATTG GTGTTTCGACTGGTAGCTTCTGTGTAGTTGCACCCATGTACATTTCCGAGATTGCAGAGACGAGCATACGCGGCACGCTGGGTACACTTTTTCAATTGCTGTTGACCTTCGGTATTCTTCTGGTTTATCTTATTGGTGCTGTGGTTTCGTGGACCACACTGAGCGTGCTCTGTCTGATGGTGCCTATTGCTTTGTTCATTGGTATGCTAATATTACCGGAGACTCCCACCTATTTGTTGAAGAAG GGCCGTCGTGGCGATGCTGCTTTGTCACTGAAATGGCTTTGGGGTCGTTATTGTGACTCACGTTCGGCTATACAAATGATACAAACCGATTTGGATCAGGCCGGCGCCGACGCCTCGTTTTTGGATCTCTTCCGCAATCGTGCCGCCCTCAAAGGTCTTATCATCTCCATGTTGCTGATGTTCTTCCAACAGTTTTCCGGCATTAACGCTGTCATCTTCTATACCGTGCCCATCTTCCAGTCGGCCGGCAGCACTTTGGATCCTTCAGTTTGCTCAATTATTGTCGGTTTCGTGCAGGTCGTTATGACATTAACATCTTCGTTTCTGATCGAGCGGGCCGGCCGTAAAGTACTTTTGCTTTTTAGCAGCGCCATGATGACCATTTGCCTCGCCATTTTGGGTGTTTACTTCCAAATGAAGGATGGTGGTAAGGATGTGTCGTCAATTGGTTGGCTACCATTGCTTTGTGTTGTGCTCTTCATGATCGTCTTCTCGATCGGTTATGGTCCCATACCATGGCTGATGATGGGTGAGCTCTTCCTGCCCGATGTTAAAGCCACGGCTGTGGCGTTGACTGTCATGTCTAATTGGTTCTCAGTCTTCGTGGTGACCAAGTGCTTCGGTTCGATGATTACCGCCTGGGGTTCGGACATGACTTTCTGGTTCTTCGGTTTTTGTACGCTCGCCGCGACACTATATGTGGCATTCATGGTGTTAGAGACCAAGGGACGCAGTTCTGCTCAGATACAAATGTGGCTTGGTGGCAACAAATAA
- the LOC106620943 gene encoding facilitated trehalose transporter Tret1-2 homolog isoform X1 → MQEKVVTINQMSADTFKGSGKIKTVSQEDNDPNARNPMLYDPLQDGAVRTSKKMQYVAALIVCLGAVAAGTALAWTSPVLPQISAPPVEVSKDTNATLTNTTTTTTTPATPAADSSGLQLTLEQQTWVSSLVAIGAFFGALPTGYIADAIGRRYTALIMDVPFIVAWLAIIFAKSAGWLYFGRFVIGVSTGSFCVVAPMYISEIAETSIRGTLGTLFQLLLTFGILLVYLIGAVVSWTTLSVLCLMVPIALFIGMLILPETPTYLLKKGRRGDAALSLKWLWGRYCDSRSAIQMIQTDLDQAGADASFLDLFRNRAALKGLIISMLLMFFQQFSGINAVIFYTVPIFQSAGSTLDPSVCSIIVGFVQVVMTLTSSFLIERAGRKVLLLFSSAMMTICLAILGVYFQMKDGGKDVSSIGWLPLLCVVLFMIVFSIGYGPIPWLMMGELFLPDVKATAVALTVMSNWFSVFVVTKCFGSMITAWGSDMTFWFFGFCTLAATLYVAFMVLETKGRSSAQIQMWLGGNK, encoded by the exons ACCGTCAGTCAAGAGGACAATGACCCCAACGCGCGTAATCCAATGCTTTATGATCCGTTGCAGGATGGTGCGGTAAGAACCTCCAAAAAGATGCAATATGTTGCAGCGCTGATTG TTTGCCTCGGTGCTGTAGCTGCTGGTACAGCATTAGCATGGACATCGCCAGTGTTGCCACAAATAAGCGCACCACCTGTTGAAGTAAGCAAGGACACAAACGCCACCCTTACCAATACGACCACAACCACAACAACGCCAGCGACGCCAGCAGCGGATTCATCAGGCTTGCAGCTGACGCTCGAGCAAC aaaCCTGGGTCAGTTCGTTGGTTGCGATTGGTGCCTTCTTTGGAGCTTTGCCCACCGGCTATATAGCTGATGCGATTGGCAGACGTTACACCGCGCTTATTATGGATGTGCCCTTTATTGTGGCATGGTTGGCGATTATCTTCGCCAAATCGGCTGGCTGGCTGTACTTTGGACGTTTCGTAATTG GTGTTTCGACTGGTAGCTTCTGTGTAGTTGCACCCATGTACATTTCCGAGATTGCAGAGACGAGCATACGCGGCACGCTGGGTACACTTTTTCAATTGCTGTTGACCTTCGGTATTCTTCTGGTTTATCTTATTGGTGCTGTGGTTTCGTGGACCACACTGAGCGTGCTCTGTCTGATGGTGCCTATTGCTTTGTTCATTGGTATGCTAATATTACCGGAGACTCCCACCTATTTGTTGAAGAAG GGCCGTCGTGGCGATGCTGCTTTGTCACTGAAATGGCTTTGGGGTCGTTATTGTGACTCACGTTCGGCTATACAAATGATACAAACCGATTTGGATCAGGCCGGCGCCGACGCCTCGTTTTTGGATCTCTTCCGCAATCGTGCCGCCCTCAAAGGTCTTATCATCTCCATGTTGCTGATGTTCTTCCAACAGTTTTCCGGCATTAACGCTGTCATCTTCTATACCGTGCCCATCTTCCAGTCGGCCGGCAGCACTTTGGATCCTTCAGTTTGCTCAATTATTGTCGGTTTCGTGCAGGTCGTTATGACATTAACATCTTCGTTTCTGATCGAGCGGGCCGGCCGTAAAGTACTTTTGCTTTTTAGCAGCGCCATGATGACCATTTGCCTCGCCATTTTGGGTGTTTACTTCCAAATGAAGGATGGTGGTAAGGATGTGTCGTCAATTGGTTGGCTACCATTGCTTTGTGTTGTGCTCTTCATGATCGTCTTCTCGATCGGTTATGGTCCCATACCATGGCTGATGATGGGTGAGCTCTTCCTGCCCGATGTTAAAGCCACGGCTGTGGCGTTGACTGTCATGTCTAATTGGTTCTCAGTCTTCGTGGTGACCAAGTGCTTCGGTTCGATGATTACCGCCTGGGGTTCGGACATGACTTTCTGGTTCTTCGGTTTTTGTACGCTCGCCGCGACACTATATGTGGCATTCATGGTGTTAGAGACCAAGGGACGCAGTTCTGCTCAGATACAAATGTGGCTTGGTGGCAACAAATAA